TGATACACGTACGACAAAAGATTTGTTATTGTGAAAATGGCAGAAATGCAACTCAAATAAGGGCGCAATTTCAGATTAAAACCAAGAATTTCCGTTGAGATAACCGCAGGAAAGGTTAAAAAACCGAAACGaaaaagataagtataagccTAAGATGATAGCTGGGTTATTTACAGCATTTCATTCGCAAATCTTTGTCGCGTTTTAAGAAAACAGAGACAAAAACATGGGCTCTCAGGTCAAGACGCGTTTTAAATTGTCCGCGTAAATATAGAATTTGTCGCCTTCGCTAAAGAAATCATTCGCTAAAAATGATCATATACAATCGAGATGTGTGTACATTTAATCAATATTTCTTAATCCGATAAcatgttatatatatatatatatataacagtGACTTCCTAGGGATTAAATCAGTAACTTTCATAACGACTAAATTCAATAATCAGCACAATCTGTATGggtttgaatgaataaaaaaggaaacaagatcaaacgcagtttttgatgttaATGTCTGTAAAATCTAGTTGTTGACTCAGGCAGCCCGCCCAATGGCAGCCTGACAAAAGATGATTTTCGTTTGATGTGTAGCGATACGGAGTAAAAGGTCTATCTTGACAGCTTGTATCCCAAACGTAGCTAGTTATTTTTGGTTGGCGATATTGGAAGATGCAATTGTCACATGAGCACTGTGAAAgattggttttcaaatgaccagCGTCGCATTGTATCTAAATTGAGCGATAATTGAATTACCGAGTTCGAGATGATCGCAGCAACTGGAGCGAATAGAATAACTAGTCGGCAGTGAAAAGCTATCGATGTGTTATTCCTGTGAATAAtatttggaaagaaaacacGCTTAAGACAACACAGATCCAACTCAGCATTTTGCCTTTAGCTTTCAATAATGAAAAGTTAAatacttttatctttttcatcTACATAGAAATCACACATCAAGCCATCGAGTGACGAATTAATTACGCCCGGTATGTAATCAACACACGTGCAAGGCTGTGTAAATGGGtattgcaaaatttaatactTTAAATGGGTACTAATTTACTTTCAATCGGCAACTCGAGTAAACTCAATACCATTAGATCACAGATAATACACCTGAATCGGATAAAGTTATCATCGATTGACCTCGTATTACGAAGCCCTAAACGTTACGAAAAGTTACAATTTCCGCATTTCATGACGGCAGAAAATTATATTACCGGCTTTGGTTCACTTGTGGTGTTAACCAAGACTGCCACCGATAGTATGATAATTGGTTATTTTGCATGGCATTTCTTGCTAATGTATAAGAACTCATTGGTGAGGTATAAGAAAATTTAGTACCTAAAGAATGAAGCCTTCATCggggtttttgtttttttgctttgcccCATCTGTGAAGATATCAATCGAAACCTTTTCTAAAAAGCATTATTTGGGAAACACATTACGTCTATATGTATTTGTCTGCCattgacaaagaaaattgaagatGATAAGATCAACAAATCAGCCTTAATGGAAGTCAAAGCTGACAATCAACAATGTAATGTCATGTGTGGGAACCTCCCTGTGAGGTAGAGTACGGGATCCCCTTTGTATTCACCTAACACTGATCTTGAACTCACAGCTCCGTCGTCACTGATTCCTTTCGCTGAAGATACGACAAAGGCATCGGCGTCGACACGGAAGCGTTCCTGCGAAACACAGAATGGCGTCTTTTCGCATTGATGATATTTTATCTCGACCTCACAGCTCCCGCTCCGAAACAAGCAGTGCAGTTAACGGAGTACCTTCAGCTTCCCATGTGCCGAGTTATCAACACTTAAACTTCGGTGTAGAACAGATTCTTGGGAGACATGAACCTGAGCAACGAACGGAACGTTTGCCTCTGCTTGgtaagtaaagcaaaaaaaaaaatcttctgCCACAGATTTATCTGGCCGTGCTCGAATGTGCTAGTTAGCTTTTATTGATAACACTTATTTTAACGGTCTATAACGCAGCAAATATTAGGTGTAATTCACTCGTGAATGCCTCATAAATGATTTAAACAATCTGGAATATAACACCAGAGGTGTCTTTACAACTGTTAAAGAAGGGGTTGAATGTTAGAAGACAGGGCTTGTTCAGATGTTATCGCTGGTCTTTGCTCACCAAGGCGcaaattttagcttttttaAGGTTGGCTTCCCTAAACCTCGTGGAAGAAGGAACAGTGAAAAACGTATTGCATTTAAAACATGCTTGTTATCAATGTTCAGAAGCTGTGGTTACAAAAACTGATGACATTATAGCAAATAAACAgtaaaacaaggaaattatTAGCTTGCGGTAGGTAACTTTTCTAACATCGTTTACTCAGCTATCGTCACGTCTTATCTCATCATTCATGGCAGAACCATTAACCAAGATAGACTAAATTGCTATCGCTTACAACGGCACAACAAATCTATTTTTCTCCTCTCGTGTTATCTCAACCTTTATTTTAAACGCCACCACAGGTGAATAAGGTGAATAAGCGTTGTAGACTTTTGCATTGTTTATTTGCAAGGCAAACCCGAGGCCATCGTCTATTCTTACATACTTTTCTTCGCCGtacataatttattacatCGAGCGAAATtctctgacaaaaaaaaaacaacaccctTAATTGTTAATCGTCGATTGTTGAAATCTTTTAACAACGCACAATTCCCGGTTTTAGCTGGGGAGAAGATCAAACAACGGATATTAGCTTTGTATTCATTGTATCAAGGAGAGATTTACGGAAGTTGTACCCTTGTTGGAATAAAACTATTGAAGTGGAGGGCGCTCAGAATTAATGGCAAGAATTTGTTTTCGTTCTTCGATGGTAAATACTCAAACGTACCAGCGAAATCGCCTCCCTACTGCACAGAGACTTGAATAAAGTTTCCTAGACATCTCTGTTtaaattgaaagtaaattTCATTTCGAACTCCAAATGGAATTTCTAAAACTCAAACTTCAGAGGAGCTCTCATTTTCGGTTTCTGTTCGGCATTCTAGAGTGGAAGAGTTTCTAGGATCTAAGAAGTTTTATCTTTGGCCGGGGACCCTGTTTCGTTGAAGATATTGACTATTTGCAGAAGTTCTTTACACATTTTCAGGACATAACATTGGTTGATATTTCATACATGTCGCTTCTCACAGAATTGGACAACTAAATGTATATTCTTGACACTGATCTGGCAAACTTAGCTCAAAGCAAATGTAATAAACAGGATGGTTCGTGTCACTGCTACATTTTATTACCATGAATCGGCAATATTtgatatttacaataaatgCAACAATTATTGAATCGAACTAATTTCgttcatcaagtttttgttCGTGAACGATTCCCTACGAAGGACAAAGCAgattgataaaacaaaaatgaactcttttttacagttttatcGTTCAGCTCTGAGCAaaaaatttgacaatgaaggaaaaggaaagtcTATTTATCAATTTCACAAATTGGCAAAACATAAAACTTGAATGTCACGTAATTAAAAAGTTCCGCTATATTCCTCTTTCAAATCGATCACAATTTTAGTGTAAAAGACTGATTCAAATATCTTTTTGCAATTCCACTCTAAAGGCTTGGACGTAAAATCGCTTTTAGTGTGAATAAGCCATGACGACttgaatttcttttataaaCTGTCGCGAAAAGTTACTTTTGAATGCTGAGATAACGTTGCCGctttattaaaaagaaagagatCTTCATTGAAAAATCACACGCAGTTTGAATTTGAGGCAAGCAAAAAGTTAAGATGCCCAACGAAAATCGCGTAAATCGCTCGCTCTCTAGGTTAATTGctagttttcaagttttgggGTTGTCCGATAACATATGATCGTTCCTTTTATCACAAGACTGAAAACGTTTCTGAAACCTGAGGaggtgttttctttatttaatttaatcgAATGATAAACGGGACAGTGTGAAAAATCGCCTTTTTTTAAGACCCTATGGAACGGGAAATTTATCTATTTCTTTATGAGCTGAGATCGTGTTGAAATAACTGATATCTTAACAACATctcaataaatattttaaaagcaagaaattacTTTCATGGGTTGACTATATATATTCAGCCATTTCGAAGCGATAACACAATTGCCTTGTTTTGAGCGAAAGGCAATGTTTTGTCAgccaaataataaaaaaaaaaaaacgaaaaacttcTTTCGGAAAGAGCGTTTTTTACTCTCAGCTCCGTTTTCGTTAACGAtttaagtaaaataattaataacaaaaacaattttaagtCCCATTGCACACTGTTATTGTGATTCTGTGCGGATTCGACTCTCTCTTtgagtgttttgtttttgacaaagGCCACGAAATTACGAGTGCAGTCCTTTGGGTTCCAAACAAAATTGGAAGCTGTTAAATTCAGGAATTTCATTTCGCAATATCCACAGTTGCTAACACTCTATACAAGCATGTTGTTTCGCTTATTCCTGGTCgttgaaacaattttaagtCCCATTGCACACTGTTATTGTGATTCTGTGCGGATTCGACTCTCTCTTtgagtgttttgtttttgacaaagGCCACGAAATTACGAGTGCAGTCCTTTGGGTTCCAAACAAAATTGGAAGCTGTTAAATTCAGGAATTTCATTTCGCAATATCCACAGTTGCTAACACTCTATACAAGCATGTTGTTTCGCTTATTCCTGGTCGTTGAAAAAAAACTACCGTTTTCAAACtgaaacgttttctattgttGGTTTTCGTCTGTTTCTAACAAATATTCGTTCGGTGACGGGGCCTTCGCTTCGACTTAAGTATCGTCTGTTTCAATAGAGTCGGGTTATGATAGAAATCGCATTTTTGCTGcgtttttcttctcctttggTTCAAATGGGGGACATACTAGATGGTGAAAATTAAACCTTCAGGTTCTTTTTTAAACGCGTACAAAAACTAATGCTTTAACTTTCCCTTCAAAGCAGTTTTCCTCTTTGTTCAACATCATATGTTTGTACTAAGCCTTCGAAAACTCTCTACAAATCCGTTAAgtctttttttcaagatttatTCAGTTGGCGAATACATTGCACAACTAAAAAGAGGTGAATGCAGGATGTTAGCCTAACTTGAGCATTTCAACTTGAACACATCACTATGCGAACGTTAAGCGATTGAAGATAAAAGCTTGTAAAATGTGAGTTTGTATTGTCAGTTCGTTTTGAAAAGAAGCAGCTGGCAAATTTGTCATTTCACTTATGGAACTAGATGTGGCTGAGAGTCAAAATGAATGGTCTTTCATAAGCTGACAACAACGGTTACTGTTGACTTGTATTATAAGAATCGAGCCATCTCAGCCTTAAACAATTAAAGTACATTTTCATGATCAAGAAAACCAGAAAGAAAATGCCCAAGATTTTTTTGACTTGACATTTTCAAGTGGCATCTAGACGCAAGGGATCTTAGTTGGCCTTTGGGCTTCGATGAGGTGAAATACAATTCTCCGCTGCTCGCATTAGCTGTCAGTGCTGGGACAAAGGACCACGCCTTTCTGTGACTTTAAAAATACTTCAATACACAAGGCAAAGTCGATGAAGTCTGTGAAAATTGCTAACTGCCTCAATTCTTTTGTAATCGACGGCAAAGTACACCTTTAACGAACTGTAGCATAGAATTCACTTAAAGATCAAATGCGATTGGCGTTCGACAACCGGACAATACCGAAACAATGGATCGCTCTAATAGATTGAATCATTTTTCCAAATCCATTTGCTTATTtgtcttgctttgttttatgaaTGCGATAAAAGCTAAAATGGACATCACTCGTCAAAACGTTACAAAGACAAATATTTTTACTGCATAACAAAACTGCCCAGGCTTTCGAGATTCACAAAGAACTATTTTTAGATCGACAGTTCGCACGAGATTTCTTGTGAGCGTGAGAAAATTTGCATTGCTCTTCTGCGATGCTCTGCCCACTAGATTTGCCTCATTTGTTAAGCACGCGATGTAATTTTCCAAAATCGAAACTCTTTGCGTTTCCCAAATAGTCCTCGAATACTTAACCAGAAAACATTCCATTGAGTTTTGAAAGCCTGCTTTTCATGAGAATGTCTCCACGTGTTCTCAATGAAGACAgaacacgtttttttttttaacacaacATTCACAGGGTTCATTATTAGTGACTACATACTTACAGTGCAATTCATAGCTTCTCACCAAGTATTCATGAAATCCGCTTGCAAGTTCATTACAAAcgatttgtattttatttcatgcaataaaaataaaacatctATATTAGAGAACCTTTTAAGGTTCAATATGATCATAAAAGTGTAATTATGGCCCACTGATATCTTTCATCTCCTTTCACTACCACCCATGCAatcatgtttatttttctaacACCAGATGTGGATGAGAGGAGATGGAAATCCGAACGCTGAGATATCATCATCAACTGGTATTTACTTCGCGTATTGACTTCAGAATCACTCCTAATTTAGATTGTTTGCCTGGTTGAACGAAAACCAAGAGCCCTCGTGTTCTAAAAGTCACCATTATCTTTTGGCATGACAAGTTTCTCTTTGCTGAAAAAAACAGCAGGGGGGGTCAACACGTTCTTGAGGGCAGAGTTTTCCCACACACGACGAGTAAAATAACATTTCAAAGATAGGCTAATGTGATCTAATATCACTGACTTGTCTTATTGGTAGATAATAGTGGCAGCATGCATGTACGCATGGTTTAGACTCGCAAAATATGCAAAAGAAGCTTTGGCAGGACGACATTGAACGTTCCGCATTAGAAAAACCGTCAATGATTACAATGTACAGATGTGTTGCTTCGATTATGAGTCGGAGAAACTCGGAACAAATTCCGAGTGCTCCGAGCAAGAGTCGAACCTGTGATCTTCCTGTTAGCGTAGTTCAGATGTTCTGACACTGATCTATAGGAGACTCGTGGGAGTAGTACTGTTTCGATGATGACTCGGAGAAACTTGTAAGAACTCCGACTGCTCCAAGCAGGAGTCGAAACAGAGGGCTATTTTAAACTGAGGGATCTAATTGCATCCCTGCTTATTATGCTGAAAAAGGGGGTTCCTACTTTTGCGTGGTTGGGTGAAATCCTGAAGTGtaaccattcaaatgaaagctactgaGCAGTTCTTTCCTATAGTGCTGTTTATTATGCTGTACAAGGTGGTTCTAACTTTTGATTCTGTGGATGAAATCCTGAAGTgtgaccattcaaatgaaagctactaAGCAGTTCTTTCCTGTGTTGGTGTTTGTTGTGCTATACAAAGTGGTTCTAACTTTTGAGTCTGTAGGTGAAATCCTAAAGTGTGACTAATAATATTTCAGTGAAAGCTACTGATCAGTTCTTTCCTGTGGTGCTGTTTATTATGCTCTGTAAAGTGTTTCTCATTCTCGTAAGCGCCTTAGATAAACTCTCCAACTGTTACACGTCCCTaggatttgtttttgttgtcgttTGGCACTAAAAGACACAATTTCAACCCCCGCTTAGCTGGTCGTTGAAATCCTAGACGATAATCAATTCTTCACTTTTGTAAGCCAATGTTTGCGTCCTTCTTTCAACTCTttgaatttcatcattttgaagatcTAACTTCATAGTACCACACAAATGAGAGCCATTGAATCCTAATTGTCTGTTCTGGTATTTGCATCTAATGCAGTCAATTTGTGGGGAAGCTTGTATGACGAAGGTTAGTCACAGACTATAGGCCGGTTCATTTGTTCATACACATCGCAATTGGAGCTTGCGTGTTCAAGTTGTAGACAGGTGTTTAGAAAGTAACGCGATACGAAGCCTCGTGACTAATCACCCGACCGTTCGAAGAAATGGTCCTAGGACGAACCCTCTGCAACGCCGCGGGTCACCGAATAAACAACTTGTTGCAACAGATACAAACTAGAGACGACCGCTAAAACAGAACTTAAATTAGAATCAACAACAGCTATGCTCCAGCCTCCTTCCCAGGTGCTATTTCTCGAACATGGAAACTAAGTAAAAGATTTTCGCGCAAATCTCGATTTCTGCTGGTTGGAAAATTCGTCACTAAACAGTCATGAGCCTGTCATCTACTTTATCAGTCATCAAATGTCATAAGCCTGGAGTTAATTATCTCATTTTCTTACCAAATATTAGCGTCCGAAGATTTCATTggaaaatgacaaaagaaaaaacctgAATTTAGAGCTGGTACATATTTCACAAGAGATCGCACGTAGAAAGAAGTACTTCGACTGAAGGAATATAATGGTGTTAAGTGAAGTTAAATGCGAGAAGGCTATCAATGATATGACAACATAGTTTACTTATGTTCTTATCCGTACTCTAGACTCATTTCAGCGAGAGCCGTTAGGCAAGGGTTAGAAAGAGCTCTaagaagggcccaaaatatCTTTATGCCCGGCCCAAGACAATAAACTgttttactattattatcactttggagggcattgagaaaagaaaaacttaaaacaGTCTGAACAACATTTCTTTCGCCAACGCTGTGAGAAAACTGCAACAAACACTGTAATGGATTCACGGTTTTGATTGACTGCTTacatcgtacgattatttgattctcacttttcattggtttatttcagcggaataaaatacatttcagcccgccaaattctccattttagccggCAAAATGCACCACAGCCAAACTCATACTGCACATCAGCGTCTTTACAACTTTACAACTGAGCTGCGTAAAATTGTAAAAAGGATTTAGGCTAacatttttcaacttgttccTTCGCGCTACACGCAAATATACAacaagcttttcttttttggttttgtggcCTTCTTTGTGTAATCTTCCTAAAAAGTAGTTTGGAAATAAATATTATGGATTGCAGCGCACATTTCCTTAAAAAGCGTTCACATCACGTTGACACTGCCATATTAAAATGTGTTGTAAGTTGCATTTTATCCATTAAGACGATCGCGTCAGAGGATTGTCTGATAGAATGCTCCTTATAAAGtccgtttttctttgttgttctttttttatgttcAATACGAGAAACACGATTGACGAATGACTAGCTTTAATCGTCGGTGGCGAGCATATCATAAAGGCAGAGAACCTGTATCTCTCCAGACACTGTGCGTGATTCGAGAATGGCACAATAGATAATACCACACAAACAGTACATAACCCTGATAACTATAGAAGAAACAGATCATAGgatccagaaaaaaaaaaacccaaaggTCTGGAAGAGCTAAACGATTTGTCCCGTAGGGACCATAGATGTGATTTCCTTTACAACAGATACGTTTGCAACTTTTCATCTCAGTCTCTGGTTGTTTCTTTATTCACAGGCAGTTACTCGATGGTTCCAAATGGTTGCGATCACCTCCAAGCAACTTACTACACGTCACCCTACCTAGCTGCACATGCTCAACCTTTTCTCTGTGGATCCCTGCTTCATCCTAGTTGCGATGCGTGTTACGGTCGCACTCCTTATTCATACGGCTCAATATCAGGTACGATATCACATTTTTCAACTAATGAATAgacaatgaaagaaataaataagtgCAGTTTTTGATGGTATAAGGAAAATGTCCCACTGGCGTTTTGACTTAAAGTACTAGACCGGGAAAACTGGGgaagatagatagatagtttattataaaaatatattgcaGCTTACAAGCTGAATTgcatattttcaaaatctataaatatgttaaaatACGTTAGGAAGAATCCGAACCCTCGACCCTCCACTGAATAACTGGATCGGATAGAGACGACTCGGCAAAACGCGGGAAAAAATCCGACTACCAATGACAAGTCGAACCTACGATCTTCCTAATAACTAGATCGGACAGAGATGACTCGGCAAAACGCGGGAAAAAATCCGAGTGCCAACGCGAAGTCGAACGATCTTCCTAATAACTAGATCGGATAGAGATCGATGACTCGGCAAAACGCGGGAAAAAACAGATTGTAACGCAGAGACAAACCGACCTCCTCCCGATCAATAATTTGGACGCTCTTGAAATGAGCGCGATCAGAATCGAGAAAGCTGAGCTATTCGACTTCTTTTAAAGTTGCTAAAGGATTTTCTGGGCAAAAGCTGGGCGTGGTTGGCCAAGGAGAAGACCCCACGATTAAGGATACACATAGTGAACTTGTACACCAACAAGGGAAACTGCCCTTGTCccctgcaaagaaaaaatcatccaATCAAATGACTTTGTTTTGCAGAAGACGACACAAAAaggcgtgccgcacgtgcg
The DNA window shown above is from Acropora palmata chromosome 7, jaAcrPala1.3, whole genome shotgun sequence and carries:
- the LOC141886735 gene encoding H2.0-like homeobox protein codes for the protein MASFRIDDILSRPHSSRSETSSAVNGVPSASHVPSYQHLNFGVEQILGRHEPEQRTERLPLLGSYSMVPNGCDHLQATYYTSPYLAAHAQPFLCGSLLHPSCDACYGRTPYSYGSISGLYNDYSSAVLNKSMSGQVLPGQPKPRKPRRPWTRAVFSNLQRKGLEKRFQLQKYLTKADRHQLASMLGLSDNQVKVWFQNRRMKWRQDARETITTGSPADSTDKPEQ